A window of the Streptomyces sp. NBC_01351 genome harbors these coding sequences:
- a CDS encoding VOC family protein, giving the protein MAYTFQVTIDSADPHTLADWWADALGWEVEHSDEEFIRSMVTAGHATMEDTTTHRGTLVWKSGAGIRHPEGLERAPRVLFQLVPEPKTVKNRVHLDVRTGDDDPRAVVERLIAKGAKHLHEGSQGPSVWTTLADPEGNELCISH; this is encoded by the coding sequence ATGGCATATACGTTCCAGGTGACCATCGACTCCGCCGATCCGCACACCCTCGCCGACTGGTGGGCCGACGCCCTCGGGTGGGAAGTGGAGCACAGCGACGAGGAGTTCATCCGCAGCATGGTCACCGCCGGCCACGCGACCATGGAGGACACCACCACCCACCGCGGCACCCTCGTCTGGAAGTCGGGCGCGGGAATCCGGCACCCCGAGGGGCTGGAGCGGGCGCCGCGGGTGCTCTTCCAGTTGGTTCCCGAGCCCAAGACGGTCAAGAACCGGGTGCACCTCGACGTCCGTACCGGTGACGACGACCCGCGGGCCGTGGTGGAACGCCTCATCGCCAAGGGGGCCAAGCACCTCCACGAGGGCAGCCAGGGTCCCTCCGTGTGGACGACACTCGCCGACCCCGAGGGCAACGAACTCTGCATCTCGCACTGA
- a CDS encoding tellurite resistance/C4-dicarboxylate transporter family protein, with product MSDLPGRGWWADLPPAAGAAVMAAGILSVGLHLTGHEALSLVALAVAGALWLVLAADFAARLLGDRRRFRAEADTPAALTAVAATTVLGTRLTALGWQTVAAALLGLAVVLWPVLTLHVVRHWRRRMPGVAFLVCVATQGIAVLAAVLADAGHHEWLAEAALVFFVLGLLLYLAALLRFDLREVEGGAGDHWVAGGALSISALAGSKLTASPVWTGAAHTALRTVTLIVLALSLVWYVVLLGAELRHPRPRYDIRRWSTVFPLGMTAAACLSVADPAGIAWLRPLGEVLLWIAVAACLLTCAAMLASHRRPDRPPERPSGTGATPS from the coding sequence GTGAGTGATCTTCCTGGGCGTGGCTGGTGGGCCGACCTTCCGCCGGCGGCGGGAGCCGCCGTCATGGCCGCCGGCATCCTCTCCGTCGGCCTGCACCTGACCGGGCACGAGGCCCTGTCGCTGGTGGCGCTGGCCGTCGCCGGCGCGCTGTGGCTGGTGCTGGCCGCCGATTTCGCCGCCCGGCTGCTGGGCGACCGACGGCGGTTCCGCGCGGAGGCCGACACCCCGGCCGCCCTCACCGCCGTGGCCGCCACCACCGTGCTGGGCACCCGGCTCACCGCGCTCGGCTGGCAGACCGTGGCCGCGGCGCTGCTCGGACTGGCCGTAGTGCTCTGGCCCGTGCTGACGCTGCACGTCGTACGGCACTGGCGGCGGCGCATGCCCGGGGTGGCCTTCCTGGTGTGCGTGGCCACCCAGGGGATCGCCGTCCTCGCCGCGGTCCTCGCCGATGCGGGGCACCACGAGTGGCTGGCCGAGGCGGCGCTGGTCTTCTTCGTCCTCGGGCTCCTCCTCTACCTCGCGGCCCTGCTCCGCTTCGACCTGCGGGAAGTGGAGGGCGGTGCGGGTGACCACTGGGTGGCGGGCGGGGCGCTGTCCATCTCCGCGCTCGCCGGTTCCAAGCTCACCGCGTCCCCCGTGTGGACCGGCGCCGCGCACACGGCCCTGCGTACCGTCACGCTGATCGTGCTCGCCCTGTCCCTCGTCTGGTACGTCGTCCTCCTCGGCGCCGAACTGCGCCACCCCCGGCCGCGCTACGACATCCGCCGCTGGTCCACCGTCTTCCCGCTCGGCATGACGGCCGCCGCCTGCCTCTCCGTGGCGGACCCGGCGGGCATCGCGTGGCTGCGTCCGCTGGGCGAGGTACTGCTCTGGATCGCGGTGGCCGCCTGCCTGCTCACCTGCGCCGCCATGCTGGCCTCCCACCGCCGACCCGACCGCCCGCCCGAACGCCCATCCGGCACGGGAGCAACGCCCTCATGA
- a CDS encoding helix-turn-helix domain-containing protein — protein sequence MVANTLEPVSISVEDPGSFRAEVSVASLGPAVQVSAFSYSPLLSRRTPALIRQGDPEQYQLGLVTRSPMWMSQRRNESGLVVGDMMLWDTSYPWEAGAPSGVGEMVRAVILQLPKSALPLPAGKVERLLAQRIPGERGMGAILSRFIGTLGAHAAECGPHELARLGTIALDLATACLAQHVDAYDALSGEVRDQALRERINAFIDDNLDSTELTPQAIASRHHISLRRLHLLFRGQPESVAASVRRRRLERCAAELVRPGGHARPVHAIAARWGFTNAAVFSRAFREAYGLTPTELRRQAGHSSCTHDQKTVRAMHTPGRGPALGS from the coding sequence ATGGTCGCCAACACGCTGGAGCCCGTGTCGATCAGCGTCGAGGATCCGGGCTCCTTCCGCGCGGAGGTCTCCGTGGCGAGCCTGGGCCCGGCGGTGCAGGTGTCGGCGTTCTCCTACTCGCCCCTGCTCTCGCGCCGCACCCCGGCGCTCATCCGGCAGGGCGACCCGGAGCAGTACCAGTTGGGGCTCGTGACGAGGAGTCCGATGTGGATGTCCCAGCGCCGCAACGAATCGGGGCTGGTCGTCGGCGACATGATGCTGTGGGACACCTCGTACCCCTGGGAGGCCGGCGCCCCGTCCGGGGTCGGCGAGATGGTGCGGGCCGTCATCCTCCAGCTCCCCAAGTCCGCGCTGCCGCTGCCCGCGGGAAAGGTCGAGCGGCTGCTCGCCCAGCGGATCCCCGGCGAGCGCGGGATGGGCGCGATCCTCAGCCGGTTCATCGGCACGCTGGGCGCGCACGCCGCGGAGTGCGGCCCACACGAGCTGGCCCGGCTCGGCACGATCGCCCTCGACCTGGCCACCGCCTGCCTGGCCCAGCACGTCGACGCGTACGACGCCCTGTCCGGCGAGGTCCGCGACCAGGCCCTGCGGGAGCGGATCAACGCCTTCATCGACGACAACCTCGACAGCACGGAGCTGACTCCGCAGGCCATCGCCAGCCGCCACCACATTTCGCTGCGTCGCCTGCACCTGCTCTTCCGGGGGCAGCCGGAGAGCGTCGCGGCGTCCGTACGCCGCCGTCGGCTGGAGCGCTGCGCCGCGGAGCTGGTCCGCCCGGGAGGACACGCGCGGCCCGTCCACGCGATCGCCGCCCGCTGGGGCTTCACCAACGCCGCCGTCTTCAGCCGCGCATTCCGCGAGGCCTACGGACTGACCCCGACCGAGCTGCGCAGACAGGCCGGTCACAGCAGTTGCACGCATGATCAAAAGACCGTGCGCGCGATGCACACACCGGGCCGCGGACCGGCCCTAGGCTCGTAG
- a CDS encoding LCP family protein, with translation MRRFTVALTLLATLAGGSYAGSQALSAERGAHVGGRGTNILVVGIDSRAGLSAAEKRRLHVGGKGCNCTDVMMLVHLSEDERRASIVSIPRDSYVQYADLTAPPAAPGPARLGKINGAFALGAGPLSVRTVEKATGLHIDHYLETGFTGFERAVNDLGGATVCTDKPLQDDGSGLDIAAGVHRADGNGALRYARARHVERPGDLGRVRRQQRLVNDLLARLTAEGALAHPAGAMRTVRTLLKSVRTDERTGLLDLVRIGLVLGRLRPADTEFATVPIRIFDHRVPGVGSTLLWDEARSAALWSALGADRPITGDTRIQPVPETPAGTNPASIAVRVDDATVAEALGRSGFLVTDTSPSAPTVRHEGPPVISHAPGREADAATLAAALPGARLRAVADHDKAFDVLVGTRPAVVKTVTYDRNTAEGAPVTADALRCPGPAGSTVPALASGRGL, from the coding sequence ATGCGTCGATTCACCGTTGCCCTCACGCTGCTCGCCACCCTCGCCGGGGGCTCCTACGCGGGTTCGCAAGCCCTCTCCGCCGAGCGCGGGGCACACGTCGGCGGACGGGGTACGAACATCCTCGTCGTCGGCATCGACAGCCGCGCGGGCCTGTCCGCCGCCGAGAAGCGCCGTCTCCACGTGGGCGGCAAGGGCTGCAACTGCACCGACGTGATGATGCTCGTACACCTTTCCGAGGACGAGCGGCGCGCGAGCATCGTCTCCATTCCCCGCGACTCCTACGTGCAGTACGCCGATCTGACGGCCCCGCCCGCCGCCCCCGGGCCCGCCCGCCTCGGGAAGATCAACGGGGCGTTCGCCCTCGGCGCCGGCCCGCTCAGCGTCCGGACCGTCGAGAAGGCCACCGGTCTCCACATCGACCACTACCTGGAGACCGGGTTCACCGGATTCGAGCGGGCGGTCAACGACCTCGGCGGCGCGACCGTGTGCACGGACAAGCCCCTCCAGGACGACGGCTCCGGACTCGACATCGCCGCCGGCGTCCATCGCGCGGACGGCAACGGAGCACTGCGCTACGCCCGGGCCCGGCACGTCGAACGGCCCGGCGACCTCGGCCGTGTCCGCCGCCAGCAGCGCCTGGTGAACGACCTGCTGGCCCGTCTCACCGCCGAGGGCGCCCTGGCCCACCCGGCCGGCGCGATGCGCACGGTCCGGACCCTGCTGAAGTCCGTACGCACGGACGAGCGGACGGGCTTGCTCGACTTGGTCCGCATCGGCCTGGTCCTGGGCCGTCTGCGGCCGGCGGACACCGAGTTCGCCACCGTCCCGATCCGGATCTTCGATCACCGCGTACCCGGAGTGGGTTCCACCCTGCTGTGGGACGAGGCCCGCTCCGCCGCGCTGTGGAGCGCTCTGGGCGCCGACCGCCCCATCACGGGCGACACCCGCATCCAGCCCGTACCGGAGACACCGGCCGGAACGAATCCCGCCTCGATCGCGGTTCGCGTGGACGACGCGACCGTCGCCGAGGCGCTAGGCCGCAGCGGGTTCCTGGTCACCGACACCTCGCCGTCCGCACCGACCGTACGCCACGAAGGGCCTCCCGTGATCAGCCACGCTCCCGGCCGGGAAGCGGACGCGGCCACCCTCGCGGCCGCGTTGCCCGGCGCTCGCCTGCGGGCCGTCGCGGACCACGACAAGGCCTTCGACGTCCTCGTGGGCACGCGGCCCGCCGTGGTCAAGACCGTCACCTACGACCGCAACACTGCCGAGGGCGCCCCGGTGACCGCCGATGCCCTGCGCTGCCCGGGCCCGGCCGGGTCGACAGTCCCTGCCCTCGCGAGCGGCCGGGGGCTATAG
- a CDS encoding YdeI/OmpD-associated family protein, with translation MDDLDGVEIIAFTDGEAFETWLAEHHERHAGVWIKVAKKKSGIPTVTEDELVDIGLCYGWISGQRRSLDERYYLQKYVPRRPRSLWSQVNVDKVAALTAAGRMREPGLAEVRRAQADGRWTAAYEAQSTAAVPPDLAAELAAHPEAKRVFEALDKSARYQVILPLLQALTPGTRQARLDRALRRLTAGEGKGDGEGEG, from the coding sequence ATGGACGATCTTGACGGAGTGGAGATCATCGCCTTCACGGACGGCGAGGCCTTCGAGACCTGGCTCGCCGAACACCACGAGCGCCACGCGGGCGTGTGGATCAAGGTGGCGAAGAAGAAGTCCGGCATTCCGACCGTCACCGAGGACGAGCTCGTCGACATCGGGCTGTGCTACGGCTGGATCTCCGGACAGCGACGGTCGCTCGACGAGCGGTACTACCTCCAGAAGTACGTGCCGCGCCGCCCCAGGAGCCTGTGGTCGCAGGTCAACGTCGACAAGGTCGCGGCGCTGACGGCGGCGGGGCGCATGCGCGAACCGGGGCTGGCCGAGGTGCGCAGGGCGCAGGCGGACGGCCGGTGGACGGCGGCGTACGAGGCGCAGAGCACGGCGGCCGTGCCGCCCGACCTCGCGGCGGAGCTCGCCGCACACCCCGAGGCGAAGCGGGTGTTCGAGGCACTCGACAAGTCCGCGCGCTACCAGGTGATCCTGCCGCTGCTCCAGGCCCTCACGCCCGGGACCCGGCAGGCCCGGCTCGACCGGGCCCTGCGCCGGCTGACGGCCGGCGAGGGCAAGGGCGACGGCGAGGGCGAGGGCTGA
- a CDS encoding DUF5997 family protein: MTSHQNTQTMKPATAAKKLGVYLEATPAEFQEGVVSRSELSALQAEPPQWLQDLRANGPHPRPVVASKLGVSIAGLARGGVTEPLTTEQIEALKQESPEWLQRERATQADVRKEAVRIKEMQAEKAQKAEKAEKPGGSRS; this comes from the coding sequence ATGACGTCGCACCAGAACACCCAGACGATGAAGCCCGCGACCGCGGCGAAGAAGCTGGGCGTGTACCTCGAGGCCACCCCCGCAGAGTTCCAGGAGGGTGTCGTCTCGCGCAGTGAATTGAGTGCGCTCCAGGCCGAGCCGCCCCAGTGGCTGCAGGATCTGCGGGCCAACGGCCCGCACCCCCGCCCGGTGGTCGCGTCGAAGCTGGGCGTCTCCATCGCGGGCCTCGCCCGCGGCGGGGTCACCGAGCCCCTCACCACCGAGCAGATCGAGGCCCTGAAGCAGGAGTCTCCCGAGTGGCTGCAGCGCGAGCGCGCCACGCAGGCCGACGTGCGCAAGGAAGCGGTCCGCATCAAGGAGATGCAGGCCGAGAAGGCCCAGAAGGCAGAGAAGGCAGAGAAGCCCGGCGGTTCGCGCTCCTGA
- a CDS encoding LysR family substrate-binding domain-containing protein produces MTGSEVPHSFRLAYVPGVTPTKWVRIWNERLPDIPLTLVQVSPAEAFGALRGGSADAGFVRLPVDRTDLSAIPLYTETTVVVIPKDHLVAAVEEIATADLADEIVLHPLDDTLDWEKLPGRPAFERPATTEDAIELVAAGIGVLVVPQSLARLHHRKDLTYRPVTDAPESRVALSWPQADTTPDLVEEFIGIVRGRTVNSTRGRTPTPPQPKAKRGDAAKRKPAAGGKSGGKSGAKNPRGGSASPKGAKTAKRGKPPRRP; encoded by the coding sequence GTGACAGGCTCGGAAGTACCCCATTCGTTCCGTCTCGCCTATGTACCGGGCGTGACCCCCACCAAGTGGGTACGGATCTGGAACGAGCGGCTGCCCGACATCCCGTTGACCCTCGTCCAGGTGTCCCCCGCCGAGGCGTTCGGCGCGTTGCGCGGCGGATCCGCCGACGCGGGCTTCGTCCGGCTGCCGGTCGACCGTACGGATCTCAGCGCCATCCCCCTCTACACCGAGACCACCGTGGTCGTGATCCCCAAGGACCACCTCGTGGCCGCGGTCGAGGAGATCGCCACGGCGGACCTCGCCGACGAGATCGTGCTGCACCCCCTCGACGACACCCTCGACTGGGAGAAGCTGCCGGGCCGGCCCGCCTTCGAGCGCCCCGCCACGACCGAGGACGCCATCGAGCTGGTGGCGGCGGGCATCGGCGTCCTCGTCGTCCCGCAGTCCCTGGCCCGCCTCCACCACCGCAAGGACCTCACGTACCGGCCCGTCACGGACGCGCCGGAGTCGCGCGTCGCGCTGTCGTGGCCGCAGGCCGACACCACCCCCGACCTGGTCGAGGAGTTCATCGGCATCGTCCGCGGCCGTACGGTCAACAGCACGCGCGGCCGCACGCCGACGCCACCGCAGCCGAAGGCCAAGCGGGGCGACGCGGCGAAGCGGAAGCCCGCGGCGGGCGGCAAGTCCGGCGGCAAGTCGGGGGCCAAGAACCCGCGCGGCGGCTCCGCGAGCCCCAAGGGCGCGAAGACCGCCAAGCGCGGCAAGCCGCCCCGCCGCCCGTAG
- a CDS encoding PP2C family protein-serine/threonine phosphatase, protein MDLRPPRTSQERSRQVRHAQLAVPFALIAVVTVVDILAPPDVHLGPFLVAAPAVTASFRGPRMTGFVGLVAVLAQAVVAMARTTLTDLNHTFQIIALIMISVFVTLFAHLREVHEKELIQLRSVAETAQQVVLRPLRDRIGPLRIASVYLAAAAEAQIGGDLYAAARTATSTRLIIGDVRGKGLDAVGEAALVLGAFRAAAHQEADLRGLVNYLEGAVAPDLYDVTGLDEDMGEDPPRDWDSGPGSGEGSGEDEGFTTAAVLDIPDDEPVLHLVSCGHPPPLLLLRDGHVVPLEVTQPSPPLGLAGLVDGAVTVQTFDFAPGDVLLLYTDGVLEARDRAGDFYPLTERVAAWTGLHPRAVLDHLRADLLAHVVGSTLGDDAAMVAIERLARPWRAPESDHAEHPNDRHGSRGRAAGR, encoded by the coding sequence ATGGACCTTCGGCCGCCGCGCACGTCCCAGGAACGATCCCGGCAGGTGCGCCACGCGCAGCTGGCGGTTCCGTTCGCGCTGATCGCCGTCGTGACCGTGGTCGACATCCTGGCCCCGCCCGATGTGCACCTCGGTCCGTTCCTGGTGGCGGCGCCCGCCGTCACGGCCTCGTTCCGCGGTCCCCGGATGACCGGTTTCGTCGGCCTGGTCGCCGTCCTCGCCCAGGCGGTGGTCGCGATGGCCCGCACCACCCTGACCGACCTGAACCACACGTTCCAGATCATCGCCCTCATCATGATCTCGGTGTTCGTGACCCTGTTCGCCCACCTGCGCGAGGTGCACGAGAAGGAGCTGATCCAGCTGCGCTCGGTGGCCGAGACCGCCCAGCAGGTGGTCCTGCGGCCGCTGCGCGACCGGATCGGCCCGCTGCGCATCGCCTCCGTCTACCTGGCGGCCGCCGCCGAGGCCCAGATCGGCGGCGACCTGTACGCCGCCGCCCGTACGGCCACCAGTACGCGGCTGATCATCGGCGACGTCCGCGGCAAGGGCCTGGACGCGGTCGGGGAGGCCGCCCTGGTCCTCGGCGCCTTCCGGGCCGCCGCGCACCAGGAGGCGGATCTGCGGGGGCTGGTGAACTACCTGGAGGGGGCGGTCGCCCCCGACCTGTACGACGTCACGGGCCTGGACGAGGACATGGGCGAGGATCCGCCTCGGGACTGGGACTCAGGCCCGGGCTCGGGTGAGGGCTCGGGTGAGGACGAGGGCTTCACCACGGCGGCCGTCCTGGACATCCCCGACGACGAGCCGGTGCTGCACCTCGTCAGCTGCGGCCATCCGCCGCCGCTGCTCCTCCTGCGCGACGGCCACGTCGTTCCCCTCGAAGTGACCCAGCCGTCGCCGCCGCTGGGCCTCGCCGGGCTCGTGGACGGCGCGGTCACCGTGCAGACCTTCGACTTCGCGCCGGGCGACGTCCTGCTCCTCTACACGGACGGCGTGCTGGAGGCGCGCGACCGGGCCGGGGACTTCTACCCCCTCACCGAGCGCGTGGCCGCCTGGACCGGCCTGCACCCCCGAGCCGTCCTGGACCACCTCCGCGCCGACCTGCTGGCCCACGTGGTCGGCAGCACCCTCGGCGACGATGCCGCGATGGTGGCGATCGAGCGGCTCGCGCGTCCGTGGCGTGCGCCAGAATCGGATCATGCTGAGCATCCGAACGATCGTCATGGGAGCCGCGGACGTGCGGCGGGCCGTTGA
- a CDS encoding VOC family protein — translation MLSIRTIVMGAADVRRAVEFWGRALEYVPRGGEVDERWTVLVPAEGGSGPELALGRSVSPVQERPRVHIDLYAADAAEQKAEVARLVALGARHVDWDSYPEDPDFVVLADTEGNRFCVIDATHG, via the coding sequence ATGCTGAGCATCCGAACGATCGTCATGGGAGCCGCGGACGTGCGGCGGGCCGTTGAATTCTGGGGCCGGGCGCTGGAGTACGTACCGCGCGGCGGCGAGGTGGACGAGCGCTGGACCGTCCTGGTCCCCGCCGAAGGCGGCAGCGGGCCGGAGCTGGCCCTGGGGCGGAGCGTGAGTCCCGTACAGGAGCGGCCGCGCGTGCACATCGACCTGTACGCGGCGGACGCGGCGGAGCAGAAGGCGGAGGTGGCGCGGCTGGTGGCGCTGGGGGCCCGGCACGTCGACTGGGACTCGTACCCCGAGGACCCCGATTTCGTGGTGCTGGCCGACACCGAGGGAAATCGTTTCTGCGTCATCGACGCAACGCACGGCTGA
- a CDS encoding glycoside hydrolase family 18 protein produces the protein MGNTVGHRRRTSRRAKVTGAIVAAAVIGGAAFVFAGTAQAGSVGAVYTKSSAWGGGYTGQYVITNNTGQAQAGWTLQFDLPAGARIESLWNGTHTVEGRRVTVKPASWNRELAAGASVTVGFVASGTGAPGDPTGCRINGLKCSVDQGATAQPSGRPTARPTATATPSATATSPAPTKTAPPTPAPTAPTTPPPTGGGGLAGARFAPYVDTSLYPAYDLVDTAAKTGVKEFHLAFITSGGGCAPLWGGVTDLASDRVASQIGALRAKGGDVRVSFGGAAGHELALNCATVDDLAAAYGKVIDQYRLTKVDFDVEGAALPDTVANARRAQAIARLQKSHPGLDVAFTLPVMPEGLTQPGVALLADARKNGVRIDAVNIMAMDYGPAYSGDMGQYAIQAATATQAQLKGILGLSDAAAWKAVAVTPMIGVNDVTSEIFTVSDATQLVEFAASKGIGRLAMWSATRDKQCASGAVPYADATCSSILQQPLAFTKAFAALK, from the coding sequence ATGGGCAACACAGTCGGGCACCGGCGCAGGACGAGCCGCAGGGCGAAGGTCACGGGAGCGATCGTCGCGGCGGCGGTGATCGGCGGGGCGGCGTTCGTGTTCGCCGGGACGGCCCAGGCCGGCTCCGTCGGCGCCGTGTACACGAAGTCCAGTGCGTGGGGCGGTGGTTACACCGGCCAGTACGTCATCACCAACAACACCGGCCAGGCGCAGGCGGGTTGGACGCTCCAGTTCGACCTGCCGGCGGGCGCGAGGATCGAATCCCTCTGGAACGGCACCCACACGGTCGAGGGGCGGCGCGTCACCGTGAAGCCGGCGAGCTGGAACCGGGAACTGGCCGCGGGTGCCTCGGTCACCGTCGGCTTCGTCGCGAGCGGTACGGGCGCCCCCGGCGACCCGACCGGCTGCCGGATCAACGGCCTGAAGTGCTCGGTGGACCAGGGCGCGACGGCCCAGCCGAGCGGTCGCCCCACCGCCCGCCCCACCGCCACCGCGACCCCGTCGGCGACGGCCACGTCCCCCGCGCCGACGAAGACCGCACCCCCGACGCCGGCCCCCACGGCCCCCACCACCCCTCCCCCCACCGGTGGCGGCGGCCTCGCCGGAGCGCGTTTCGCCCCGTACGTGGACACGTCGCTGTACCCCGCCTACGACCTCGTGGACACCGCGGCCAAGACCGGCGTGAAGGAGTTCCACCTTGCCTTCATCACCTCCGGCGGCGGCTGCGCCCCGCTGTGGGGCGGGGTCACGGACCTGGCGAGCGACCGGGTCGCGTCCCAGATCGGCGCGCTGCGCGCGAAGGGCGGTGACGTCCGGGTCTCCTTCGGCGGCGCTGCCGGGCACGAGCTGGCCCTGAACTGCGCCACCGTCGACGACCTGGCCGCCGCGTACGGCAAGGTCATCGACCAGTACCGGCTCACGAAGGTCGACTTCGACGTCGAGGGCGCGGCCCTGCCGGACACGGTGGCCAACGCACGCCGGGCCCAGGCCATCGCCCGCCTGCAGAAGTCCCACCCGGGCCTGGACGTGGCGTTCACCCTCCCGGTGATGCCGGAGGGCCTCACCCAGCCGGGCGTGGCGCTGCTGGCCGACGCACGGAAGAACGGCGTGCGGATCGACGCCGTGAACATCATGGCGATGGACTACGGACCGGCGTACAGCGGGGACATGGGCCAGTACGCGATCCAGGCGGCGACGGCGACGCAGGCGCAGCTGAAGGGGATCCTCGGGCTGTCGGACGCGGCGGCGTGGAAGGCGGTGGCCGTCACGCCGATGATCGGGGTCAACGACGTCACGAGCGAGATCTTCACCGTCTCGGACGCGACGCAGCTGGTGGAGTTCGCGGCGTCGAAGGGCATCGGCCGCCTGGCGATGTGGTCGGCGACCCGCGACAAGCAGTGCGCGTCGGGCGCGGTGCCGTACGCGGACGCCACGTGCAGCTCGATCCTCCAGCAGCCGCTGGCCTTCACGAAGGCCTTCGCCGCCCTCAAGTAG
- a CDS encoding HAD family hydrolase codes for MIKSIELVIFDCDGVLVDSERIAARVQVALGAELGWPLTEREVVERFIGRSSASIREQIAARLGDGTAAIWSERFEQLHREAVDVGLSPVDGLPEALDALTLPTCVASSGSHAKMRHTLGRTGLYERFAGRIHSATEVARGKPAPDLFLHTAQRMGVDPEACAVVEDSRPGVEAARAAGMRAFGYAGGLTSAERLEGADTVVFHDMRELPRLIAESGRVRAT; via the coding sequence ATGATCAAGTCGATTGAGCTCGTGATATTCGACTGCGACGGGGTCCTCGTCGACAGCGAACGCATAGCGGCGCGCGTACAGGTCGCCCTGGGGGCGGAGTTGGGATGGCCGCTCACCGAACGCGAGGTCGTGGAGCGGTTCATCGGACGCTCCAGTGCCTCGATCCGCGAGCAGATCGCCGCGCGGCTCGGTGACGGCACGGCGGCGATCTGGTCGGAGCGGTTCGAGCAGCTGCACCGCGAGGCGGTGGACGTGGGCCTGTCCCCCGTCGACGGACTGCCCGAGGCGCTCGACGCACTCACCCTGCCGACCTGCGTCGCCTCCAGCGGCTCCCACGCGAAGATGCGCCACACCCTCGGCCGCACCGGCCTCTACGAACGTTTCGCGGGCCGCATCCACAGCGCCACCGAAGTCGCCCGCGGCAAGCCGGCCCCGGACCTGTTCCTGCACACCGCACAGCGGATGGGGGTCGACCCGGAGGCCTGCGCCGTGGTCGAGGACAGCCGCCCCGGCGTTGAGGCCGCCCGAGCCGCGGGCATGCGCGCGTTCGGCTACGCGGGCGGCCTGACCTCGGCCGAACGCCTCGAAGGCGCCGACACGGTCGTGTTCCACGACATGCGCGAGCTGCCGCGTCTCATCGCCGAATCAGGGCGCGTGCGGGCTACTTGA
- a CDS encoding carbonic anhydrase — protein sequence MSSNTRTTVAANPAAAPAPSRRTLLRTAVAGTAVAGAGLALGSATTASAASWEAESSGRVTTPAQALRRLAAGNERWRTHRQEHPHESAYVRRRLVEGQNPFAIVLGCVDSRVPPELVFDQGLGDLLTVRSAGEVLDEAVLGSIAYGVLELHVPLVLVLAHQSCGAVAAAVHADETNEPLPAHIQYLADQIRPSIDHTQHGDARVDATINAHVRTVRRRLAAEPDIAAKVARGQLAVVAARYELRDQRVRTLA from the coding sequence ATGTCTTCGAACACGCGAACCACCGTTGCCGCAAACCCCGCAGCCGCCCCCGCCCCCAGTCGCCGCACCCTGCTGCGCACCGCCGTGGCGGGCACGGCGGTGGCCGGCGCCGGACTCGCCCTCGGCTCCGCCACCACCGCCTCCGCCGCCTCGTGGGAGGCGGAGAGCAGCGGCCGTGTCACCACCCCGGCGCAGGCGCTGCGCCGGCTGGCGGCGGGCAACGAGCGCTGGCGCACGCACCGCCAGGAACACCCGCACGAGTCCGCGTACGTGCGCCGCCGGCTCGTCGAGGGCCAGAACCCGTTCGCGATCGTGCTGGGCTGCGTCGACTCCCGGGTCCCCCCGGAGCTGGTCTTCGACCAGGGCCTGGGCGACCTCCTCACCGTCCGCTCCGCGGGCGAGGTACTGGACGAGGCCGTGCTCGGGAGCATCGCGTACGGGGTCCTGGAACTGCACGTACCCCTGGTGCTCGTCCTGGCCCACCAGTCCTGCGGGGCCGTCGCCGCGGCCGTCCACGCCGACGAGACCAACGAGCCGCTCCCGGCGCACATCCAGTACCTGGCCGACCAGATACGACCGTCCATAGACCACACCCAGCACGGGGACGCCCGCGTCGACGCCACGATCAACGCGCACGTACGCACCGTGCGCCGCAGACTGGCGGCCGAGCCCGACATCGCCGCGAAGGTCGCCAGGGGCCAACTGGCCGTCGTCGCCGCCCGCTACGAGCTGCGCGACCAGCGCGTGCGGACGCTCGCGTAG